One genomic segment of Sander lucioperca isolate FBNREF2018 chromosome 10, SLUC_FBN_1.2, whole genome shotgun sequence includes these proteins:
- the LOC116049315 gene encoding sperm acrosome membrane-associated protein 6 isoform X2 has translation MCTSVLCLMCVSLLFRTSLSCYQCFVDIQDSLRLCWGYSLTKPNIRNVDACFRKLDRIFNNNGRVIEAGRVGEGYDKRLKELLDAEILPMAKEFDKKLNDETVYEERLQTAADNFIAAASKLPRVSGCFPPCGFQSAGAVYNCITCQYDSCEFPLDCPVKEIKAMENSRSQMWCEVPFHLPDDMEVIWRFAEEVETQQVDQFKEVTAGVDRLYSIPSTSLHHQGTYQCEIYSGQRSIVRLYYYLTGCGRTHRAAGDIRPVSAPRRAVTPCVWWAPPPPPPPPLATASHRLFNCFASAAVPLPRSSLLVIKTRENKSC, from the exons ATGTGCACATCGGTTTTGTGCCTCATGTGTGTTAGTTTGCTGTTTAGGACCTCTCTAAGCTGCTATCAGTGCTTTGTTGATATACAAGACAGTCTTCGCCTGTGTTGGGGTTACAGTTTGACTAAACCCAATATTAGAAATGTGGACGCCTGCTTCAGGAAGCTGGACCGCATATTTAACAACAATGGAAGAGTAATTGAGGCTGGCAGAGTGG GTGAAGGCTATGATAAACGACTGAAAGAACTTTTGGATGCAGAGATCCTGCCCATGGCGAAAGAGTTTGACAAAAAGCTAAATGATG AAACCGTGTATGAGGAAAGGTTGCAGACAGCAGCAGACAATTTCATCGCAGCTGCCTCCAAACTGCCTAGAG tatcTGGATGCTTCCCTCCATGTG GTTTTCAGAGTGCAGGTGCAGTATACAACTGTATTACCTGCCAGTATGATTCCTGTGAATTCCCGCTCGACTGTCCAG TTAAAGAAATTAAAGCAATGGAGAACAGCAGGAGCCAAATGTGGTGTGAAGTGCCATTTCACTTACCAGACGATATGGAGGTGATCTGGAGGTTTGCAGAAGAG GTGGAAACCCAGCAGGTGGATCAGTTTAAAGAAGTGACTGCGGGGGTGGACAGGCTTTATTCCATCCCTTCAACCAGCTTGCATCATCAGGGCACCTACCAGTGTGAGATCTACTCAGGCCAACGCTCCATTGTCAGGCTATACTACTATCTCACAG GTTGTGGCAGGACACACAGAGCTGCAGGAGATATTCGACCTGTCTCTGCTCCCAGGAGGGCAGTTACTCCCTGCGTCTGGTGGGCCCCCCCgcccccacctcctcctcccctcgcCACTGCTTCTCACCGCCTGTTTAACTGCTTTGCTTCTGCTGCTGTTCCTCTCCCTAGG AGCTCTTTATTGGTCATCAAAACCAGAGAAAACAAGTCATGCTGA
- the LOC116049315 gene encoding sperm acrosome membrane-associated protein 6 isoform X1, producing MCTSVLCLMCVSLLFRTSLSCYQCFVDIQDSLRLCWGYSLTKPNIRNVDACFRKLDRIFNNNGRVIEAGRVGEGYDKRLKELLDAEILPMAKEFDKKLNDETVYEERLQTAADNFIAAASKLPRVSGCFPPCGFQSAGAVYNCITCQYDSCEFPLDCPVKEIKAMENSRSQMWCEVPFHLPDDMEVIWRFAEEVETQQVDQFKEVTAGVDRLYSIPSTSLHHQGTYQCEIYSGQRSIVRLYYYLTVTPQVVAGHTELQEIFDLSLLPGGQLLPASGGPPRPHLLLPSPLLLTACLTALLLLLFLSLGALYWSSKPEKTSHAEQEDGDEDLGFLKGGKIHVVQ from the exons ATGTGCACATCGGTTTTGTGCCTCATGTGTGTTAGTTTGCTGTTTAGGACCTCTCTAAGCTGCTATCAGTGCTTTGTTGATATACAAGACAGTCTTCGCCTGTGTTGGGGTTACAGTTTGACTAAACCCAATATTAGAAATGTGGACGCCTGCTTCAGGAAGCTGGACCGCATATTTAACAACAATGGAAGAGTAATTGAGGCTGGCAGAGTGG GTGAAGGCTATGATAAACGACTGAAAGAACTTTTGGATGCAGAGATCCTGCCCATGGCGAAAGAGTTTGACAAAAAGCTAAATGATG AAACCGTGTATGAGGAAAGGTTGCAGACAGCAGCAGACAATTTCATCGCAGCTGCCTCCAAACTGCCTAGAG tatcTGGATGCTTCCCTCCATGTG GTTTTCAGAGTGCAGGTGCAGTATACAACTGTATTACCTGCCAGTATGATTCCTGTGAATTCCCGCTCGACTGTCCAG TTAAAGAAATTAAAGCAATGGAGAACAGCAGGAGCCAAATGTGGTGTGAAGTGCCATTTCACTTACCAGACGATATGGAGGTGATCTGGAGGTTTGCAGAAGAG GTGGAAACCCAGCAGGTGGATCAGTTTAAAGAAGTGACTGCGGGGGTGGACAGGCTTTATTCCATCCCTTCAACCAGCTTGCATCATCAGGGCACCTACCAGTGTGAGATCTACTCAGGCCAACGCTCCATTGTCAGGCTATACTACTATCTCACAG tGACCCCCCAGGTTGTGGCAGGACACACAGAGCTGCAGGAGATATTCGACCTGTCTCTGCTCCCAGGAGGGCAGTTACTCCCTGCGTCTGGTGGGCCCCCCCgcccccacctcctcctcccctcgcCACTGCTTCTCACCGCCTGTTTAACTGCTTTGCTTCTGCTGCTGTTCCTCTCCCTAGG AGCTCTTTATTGGTCATCAAAACCAGAGAAAACAAGTCATGCTGAACAAGAAGATGGAGATGAAGATCTGGGATTTTTGAAAGGTGGGAAGATACATGTCGTGCAATAA
- the LOC116049315 gene encoding sperm acrosome membrane-associated protein 6 isoform X3, with product MAKEFDKKLNDETVYEERLQTAADNFIAAASKLPRVSGCFPPCGFQSAGAVYNCITCQYDSCEFPLDCPVKEIKAMENSRSQMWCEVPFHLPDDMEVIWRFAEEVETQQVDQFKEVTAGVDRLYSIPSTSLHHQGTYQCEIYSGQRSIVRLYYYLTVTPQVVAGHTELQEIFDLSLLPGGQLLPASGGPPRPHLLLPSPLLLTACLTALLLLLFLSLGALYWSSKPEKTSHAEQEDGDEDLGFLKGGKIHVVQ from the exons ATGGCGAAAGAGTTTGACAAAAAGCTAAATGATG AAACCGTGTATGAGGAAAGGTTGCAGACAGCAGCAGACAATTTCATCGCAGCTGCCTCCAAACTGCCTAGAG tatcTGGATGCTTCCCTCCATGTG GTTTTCAGAGTGCAGGTGCAGTATACAACTGTATTACCTGCCAGTATGATTCCTGTGAATTCCCGCTCGACTGTCCAG TTAAAGAAATTAAAGCAATGGAGAACAGCAGGAGCCAAATGTGGTGTGAAGTGCCATTTCACTTACCAGACGATATGGAGGTGATCTGGAGGTTTGCAGAAGAG GTGGAAACCCAGCAGGTGGATCAGTTTAAAGAAGTGACTGCGGGGGTGGACAGGCTTTATTCCATCCCTTCAACCAGCTTGCATCATCAGGGCACCTACCAGTGTGAGATCTACTCAGGCCAACGCTCCATTGTCAGGCTATACTACTATCTCACAG tGACCCCCCAGGTTGTGGCAGGACACACAGAGCTGCAGGAGATATTCGACCTGTCTCTGCTCCCAGGAGGGCAGTTACTCCCTGCGTCTGGTGGGCCCCCCCgcccccacctcctcctcccctcgcCACTGCTTCTCACCGCCTGTTTAACTGCTTTGCTTCTGCTGCTGTTCCTCTCCCTAGG AGCTCTTTATTGGTCATCAAAACCAGAGAAAACAAGTCATGCTGAACAAGAAGATGGAGATGAAGATCTGGGATTTTTGAAAGGTGGGAAGATACATGTCGTGCAATAA
- the has1 gene encoding hyaluronan synthase 1, whose protein sequence is MELKPLLKKLGTTVRAILTFSFALLVLGVMVWAYVDGFQLATSLYGIISFGFYGLLLSLHVLVQSLFAFIEHRRMRARTDPCTLTKTIGFTISAFQEDPAYLRECLNSIRALKYPPELLRIIMVIDGNKDDDRYMMDMFREVFADQDPGCYVWKNNYHTWDPIQAQQDVEMATEMGPGGDADHTVGEDLQRKEVERLIQSKRCVCIMQKWGGKREVMYTAFKALGPSVDYIQVCDSDTKLDPLATMELCKVLESNHKYGAVGGDVMILNLKDSYISFMSSLRYWMAFNIERSCQSFFNCVSCISGPLGLYRNDLLQQFLESWYNQMFLGSHCTFGDDRHLTNRMLSMGYATKYTARSKCYTETPAQFLRWLNQQTRWTKSYFREWLYNAMWWHKHHLWMTYESIVSGIFPFFVTATIIQLFWTGTLWDILWILCCIQLIGLVKAAYACILRRDMVMVFMSLYSALYMTSLLPAKYFAIITMNKSSWGTSGRRKIVGNYMPLLPLSVWAAILLGGLGYTIYKESQQDWSTPAKILETKFIGFGCVAYMCYWLLMMFLYWVWFRQLCRKRSQSYALSV, encoded by the exons ATGGAGCTGAAACCTTTATTGAAGAAGCTGGGCACAACAGTTCGTGCCATCCTCACTTTCTCCTTTGCTCTGTTGGTCCTGGGCGTGATGGTGTGGGCCTATGTTGACGGTTTCCAGCTGGCCACCTCCCTGTATGGAATCATCTCCTTTGGCTTTTATGGACTGCTCCTCTCACTCCACGTGTTGGTCCAGAGCTTATTTGCCTTCATTGAGCACCGGCGAATGAGAGCTCGCACAGACCCCTGCACATTAACCAAAACCATTGGCTTCACTATATCAGCATTCCAGGAGGACCCTGCGTATCTCAGAGAGTGCCTGAACTCCATCAGGGCCCTCAAGTATCCCCCTGAGCTGCTGCGCATCATCATGGTGATAGACGGGAACAAAGATGATGACCGGTATATGATGGACATGTTCAGGGAGGTGTTTGCGGACCAAGACCCTGGCTGTTATGTGTGGAAGAACAACTACCATACATGGGACCCCATTCAGGCCCAGCAGGATGTGGAAATGGCAACAGAAATGGGCCCAGGAGGGGATGCTGATCATACTGTAGGTGAGGATCTACAGCGAAAGGAGGTAGAGCGCCTTATCCAGAGCAAGAGATGCGTGTGCATCATGCAGAAGTGGGGCGGCAAGCGGGAGGTGATGTACACAGCCTTTAAAGCACTCGGGCCATCAGTTGACTATATACAA GTGTGTGACTCAGACACCAAGCTGGACCCTCTGGCAACCATGGAGCTGTGTAAAGTGTTGGAGAGTAACCACAAGTATGGAGCTGTGGGAGGAGATGTGATGATCCTCAACCTGAAAGACTCTTACATCAGCTTCATGAGCAGTCTGAGGTACTGGATGGCTTTCAACATCGAAAGGTCCTGCCAGTCCTTCTTCAACTGTGTGTCCTGCATAAGTGGCCCTTTGG GTCTGTACAGGAATGATCTCCTCCAGCAGTTTCTGGAGTCCTGGTACAATCAGATGTTTTTGGGAAGTCACTGCACATTTGGTGATGACAGACATCTTACCAACCGAATGCTGAGCATGGGCTATGCTACAAA ATACACAGCCCGCTCCAAATGCTACACAGAGACACCTGCTCAGTTTCTGCGCTGGCTTAACCAGCAGACCCGCTGGACAAAATCTTACTTCCGTGAGTGGCTCTACAATGCAATGTGGTGGCACAAGCACCACCTCTGGATGACCTACGAGTCCATCGTCTCAGGTATTTTCCCCTTCTTTGTCACCGCCACCATCATCCAGCTGTTTTGGACAGGCACACTGTGGGACATCCTTTGGATCCTGTGCTGCATCCAGCTGATCGGGCTGGTGAAAGCGGCATACGCCTGCATCCTGCGAAGAGACATGGTGATGGTGTTTATGTCCCTCTACTCAGCTCTGTACATGACCAGCCTGCTGCCTGCTAAGTACTTTGCGATTATCACCATGAACAAAAGCTCTTGGGGGACATCAGGCAGGCGTAAGATTGTAGGGAACTACATgcccctcctccctctgtcaGTGTGGGCAGCCATTTTATTAGGTGGGCTCGGTTACACAATCTACAAGGAGAGTCAACAGGATTGGTCTACTCCAGCCAAGATACTGGAAACAAAGTTTATTGGCTTTGGCTGTGTGGCCTACATGTGCTACTGGCTGCTTATGATGTTCCTCTACTGGGTATGGTTCCGCCAGTTATGTAGGAAACGCAGCCAAAGTTACGCATTGAGTGTGTAG